The following are from one region of the Stanieria cyanosphaera PCC 7437 genome:
- a CDS encoding sugar O-acetyltransferase yields the protein MKEKTEKEKMLNGELYLAIDEELAQMQTKAAQLLYDFNFSQPHQVDWRKDIILNLFGKIGSNFVIRPPFYCDYGCHIWAGDNLYINYDCIILDCNKVYLGNNVLLAPKVQIYTASHPSDPQVRLTGRELAAPVTIGDNVWLGGGAIICPGISIGSNVTIGAGSVVTKNIPDNVVAVGNPCRVIKNV from the coding sequence ATGAAAGAAAAAACAGAAAAAGAAAAAATGCTGAATGGTGAATTGTATTTGGCAATAGATGAAGAATTAGCTCAAATGCAGACTAAAGCAGCTCAATTACTTTATGATTTCAACTTTTCTCAGCCTCATCAAGTAGATTGGCGCAAAGATATTATTTTAAATCTGTTTGGTAAAATTGGTTCTAATTTTGTGATCAGACCTCCATTTTACTGCGATTACGGTTGTCATATTTGGGCTGGTGATAATTTATATATTAATTATGACTGTATAATTCTTGACTGTAATAAGGTGTATCTGGGTAATAATGTTTTACTAGCACCAAAAGTTCAAATTTATACTGCATCTCATCCTAGCGATCCTCAAGTTAGATTAACTGGTAGAGAACTAGCAGCACCAGTTACTATTGGTGATAATGTTTGGCTTGGTGGTGGCGCGATTATTTGTCCTGGGATTTCGATTGGCTCGAATGTAACTATTGGTGCAGGTAGTGTAGTAACCAAAAATATCCCAGATAACGTGGTTGCGGTAGGTAATCCTTGCCGAGTGATTAAAAATGTTTAA
- a CDS encoding GNAT family N-acetyltransferase, with the protein MAVEIVPCSLEHIKLLIEDADDFSRVYGFRVIEGYLPFEGALQYSLDRLQTAQIWHPWLPYLFLFRPERALVGLGGFKSVPDSQRTVEIGYSVAPDYQSRGLATSAASQLIEIAFASGLVNCVCAYTLAETSASTRVLEKCGMTKVSEIVDPEDGKVWRWEIKPFIKNSERL; encoded by the coding sequence ATGGCTGTAGAAATTGTTCCTTGTTCCCTCGAACATATTAAGCTACTGATTGAAGACGCAGATGATTTTTCGAGAGTTTACGGATTTCGGGTAATTGAGGGATACTTACCTTTTGAGGGCGCACTTCAATATAGTTTGGATCGCTTGCAAACTGCCCAAATTTGGCATCCGTGGCTACCGTATTTATTTCTTTTTCGTCCTGAGCGAGCCTTGGTTGGGTTGGGAGGTTTTAAATCAGTTCCTGATTCTCAACGTACCGTTGAGATTGGTTACTCCGTCGCGCCTGATTATCAAAGTAGAGGTTTGGCAACTTCTGCTGCCAGTCAACTTATTGAAATTGCTTTTGCTTCTGGCTTAGTAAATTGCGTTTGCGCTTATACCTTAGCAGAAACTAGTGCATCCACTAGAGTCCTAGAAAAGTGTGGCATGACTAAAGTATCAGAAATTGTCGATCCTGAAGATGGCAAAGTGTGGAGATGGGAAATTAAACCATTTATCAAAAATAGCGAGAGACTTTAG
- a CDS encoding beta-ketoacyl-ACP synthase, which produces MNVVVTGIGLLTCLGSLSSTWQNLKEGKSGIRLTQIFPDFPLYPLGMIGENPVKLKALTKLVVEAALKDAGLESPLFDCGVVIGSSRGCQADWEELATTQNYQNWLETLPHQGSVLTANLLNTTAPVLAPMAACATGITAIALGFELIQTGQCQRVIVGAVEAPITKLTLAGFERMGALATTGCYPFDIQREGLVLGEGGAVLILETAELAARRQAKIYGKILGFGLTCDAYHISAPDSDLGSGLLAVKQCLTRSNLKPTEIDYIHAHGTSTILNDAHEAQLIQALFPQSVAVSSTKGATGHTLGASGAIGTAICLTALKEQILPPCVGLTESEFDLDLVSVERQGEIQRVLCFSFGFGGQNAVLALGK; this is translated from the coding sequence ATGAATGTGGTTGTAACTGGTATTGGCTTACTGACTTGTTTGGGTTCGTTAAGCAGTACTTGGCAAAATTTAAAGGAGGGTAAATCGGGGATTAGGTTGACACAAATTTTCCCTGATTTTCCTCTTTATCCTTTAGGCATGATTGGGGAAAATCCTGTTAAGTTAAAAGCTCTTACTAAACTAGTAGTGGAAGCAGCCTTAAAAGATGCAGGATTGGAATCGCCTCTATTTGATTGCGGTGTAGTAATTGGTTCAAGTCGTGGTTGTCAAGCAGATTGGGAAGAATTAGCAACCACTCAAAATTATCAAAATTGGTTAGAGACTTTACCTCATCAAGGTTCAGTTTTAACGGCTAATCTTTTAAATACCACCGCACCAGTCTTAGCTCCAATGGCAGCTTGTGCTACAGGAATAACTGCGATCGCGCTTGGTTTTGAGTTGATTCAAACAGGTCAATGTCAACGGGTGATAGTAGGAGCGGTAGAAGCACCAATTACCAAACTTACTTTGGCAGGTTTTGAACGAATGGGAGCTTTGGCAACTACGGGTTGTTATCCTTTTGATATCCAGCGAGAAGGTTTGGTTTTAGGAGAAGGTGGTGCTGTATTGATATTGGAAACAGCCGAATTGGCTGCTCGGCGTCAAGCAAAAATTTATGGCAAAATTTTGGGTTTTGGGTTAACTTGTGATGCCTACCACATCAGTGCGCCAGACTCTGATTTGGGGAGTGGTTTATTGGCAGTTAAGCAATGTTTAACCAGAAGTAATCTTAAGCCTACTGAGATAGACTATATTCACGCTCATGGCACTAGTACTATTCTTAATGATGCTCATGAAGCTCAATTAATTCAAGCTTTATTTCCTCAATCCGTAGCAGTCAGTTCGACTAAAGGTGCAACAGGACATACTTTAGGCGCATCGGGAGCAATTGGCACAGCGATTTGTTTGACGGCATTAAAAGAGCAAATATTACCGCCTTGTGTAGGCTTAACCGAATCAGAATTTGATTTAGACTTAGTTTCTGTAGAGCGTCAGGGTGAAATTCAAAGAGTACTTTGTTTCAGTTTTGGCTTTGGCGGTCAAAATGCTGTCTTAGCTTTAGGAAAATAA